The Asticcacaulis sp. EMRT-3 region GCCTGTGCCTCGGCACCTCGGCGGCGCTCAATATTGTCGGCGCGATGAAGATGGCCCGCGACCTCGGGCCCGGCAAAACCATCGTCACCGTGCTGTGTGACTATGGCAACCGCTACGCCTCGAAAATCTTCAACCCGGAATTCCTCAAGGAAAAGGGTTTGCCCGTGCCGGAATGGCTTGCGGCCTGATCAAGTGACGTTTGCGCAAACAGTTTTGGCCCCTTCATCCTTCCCCGTTTACGGGGAAGGTGGCGGCGCGTCAGCGCTGACGGAAGGGGGATTAAATGTCCATTGCCGCGAAGACCGGGCGTTCGCCGGTGATCGCCGGGGCCGAACCGGCATCGGCGGCCTGTTCGCGCAGCCAGTCCATGAAACGCACCTGACCGGGGCTGGGATCGCGCGTCTGCGGCCAGACCAGATAATAACCGTATTGCAGGGGCGCATCCTGCTCATCGAACAGGACGCGCAGACGGCCCGCCGCCAGATCGGCCTCGGCAATCGTGCGCTTGGCCAGGGCGACGCCGCGACCGGCCACCGCGCCTTCGATCACCATCGACGACTGGTTGAAGCGCGGGCCGCGCGACGCATCGACGCCTTCAACGCCGTGCGCCTTCAGCCACATCGCCCAGTCGGGGCACGACGGATCAGTCTCGAAACCGACATCGTGCAGCAAAACATGGTGGGCCAGATCAGCCGGTTTTCGGATCGGCGCGGCGTCAAACAACAGCGGCGAGCAGACGGGCAGCACCGACTCGGTCAGCAAATGCTCGACATGCAGATTGGGATAATGGCCATTGCCGTAGCGCACGGCCAGATCAATATCGGACACGGCGAAATCGACAGGCGCCATGTCGGCGCTGACCCAGACATCAATATCCGGATTAGCGGCGCTAAAGTCATACAGGCGCGGCATCAGCCATTTGGCGGCAAAACTGGGTGCCGCCGACACGGTGACGCGGCCCTTGGTAACGCCCGATTTCATCAGCCGCGTGGCCTCGAACATCTTCTCGAAGGCTTCGCGCAGGATCGCCGCCGACGCCTTGCCCGCTTCGGACAGCACCACGCGGCGGCCATCGCGTACGAACAGCTCGACGCCGACATGCTCTTCCAGCAGGCGGATCTGCTGCGACACCGCGCCGGGGGTAACGAACAGCTCCTCGGCGGCCTGTTTGAAACTTTCATGCCGCGCGGCGGCTTCGAACACCCGAAGCGCCGACAACGGCGGCAGACGATCTCGTGACATGATCTACCCTTGAACTTCTCTCTTCACCGCGCCCTCTATAGCGCATTATCAGTTTAAAAAAACTAATCTTGCCTTAGGGCCAAGCGAAAATCCGGAGACTATCAAAATGACTGACGCCAATCCGCTGCACCAGATCGAGGCGCTTGAAGCGGGCCAGAGCTGGACCACCGACGTGGTGGTGATCGGCGCAGGGCCCGTGGGCCTGTTCAGCGTGTTCGAACTGGGCCTGCTCGACATCAAATGCCATCTCGTCGATATTCTCGACAAGGTAGGCGGGCAATGCGCCGAACTTTATCCCGAAAAACCGATCTATGATATTCCGGCCTGGCCGATCATTTCCGGCGACGACCTGACCAAGCGTTTGCTGGAGCAGATTCATCCGTTCGGCGCGAAATATCACCTGGGCGAAATGGCCGTGGCCATCCGCAAGCTGGAAGATGAAGACCTGTGGGAACTGACCACCGACCAGAAGACGGTGATCCGCGCCAAGTGCATCGTGGTGGCGGCGGGCGGCGGTTCATTCCAGCCGAAAAAGCCGCCCATCCCCGGTATTGACGGTTTTGAGAACCTCGGCGCGGGCAAGGGCGTCCATTATGCCGTGCGCAAGATGGACGCCTTCCGCGACAAGGAGATCGTCATTTCCGGCGGCGGCGATTCGGCGCTCGACTGGGTGCTGAATCTGCAACCGATCGCCAAAAAAGTGACGCTGATCCACCGCCGCGATGATTTCCGCGCCGCGCCGCACAGCGTGGCCAAGATGCGCGAACTGGTGGCCGAAGGTAAGATGGACCTCGTCATCGCTCAGGCCACGGCGCTGAAGGGCGAAACCTCGCACTATCTCGACGCCGTGCTGATCGAAGACGCCAATGGGGTGGAATCGGAACTGAAGGCCGACGCCTTCCTGCCCTTCTTCGGCCTGACCATGAAGCTGGGCCCTGTGGCCGAATTTGGCCTGAACCTACATGAAAACCTGATTCCGGTCGATACGGAAAAGTTTGAGACATCGACGCCGGGCATCTTCGCCATCGGCGACATCAACCACTATCCGGGCAAGCTGAAGCTGATCCTGTCGGGCTTCCACGAAGCCGCCCTGATGGCGCAAAAAGCCTTCCGCTATGTCTATCCCGACAAGAAGCTGCGTTTCCAATACACGACCTCGTCGTCGGAACTGCAAAAGAAGATGGGCGTGAAGTAATGGGGTTTGGGGCCTGTGGCCCCAAGTTATCAGCGCCCCTTCGTCATCGACGGAGGGGCGCTGTCATGATAATGCCTGTCTAAAATACCAGGAGGGGAAAATGATCGAATGGCAAACAACGCCGTATGTCCTGACGAAAGAGGAGTTTCTGGAATTTCAGAAATTTCATTCGCGCCAAGGCAAGACAAAACTTGCCAACCTGTATATTCGTTTACCGGTTTACGCACTCCTGCTCGGCCTGCTTGTGTGGGCAGGCATATTAGGCATCATAAGTTTTTGGGCGATATTGCCGTTGGTCGTAATTATTGTCGGATTTACCTTCTATTCTGGCTACACAAACAAAGTCGCATGGCAGCGCATACAGTCAGACCCTGCCTTCGGCTACCCTTCCACCGCACGTATCAACAAGGATGAGATCAACTGGGGCAATCACGCATCACAGGGAAATCGAACCTGGATAACAATCTATAAAATCGCCGAAACTGATAATGCGATCCTGATTTATATCCGTGAAAATATGGCGATCATTATTCCCAAACGCGCCTTTGCAACCTCCGATGAAGCCAGCGCATTTTTTCACAAGGCGATTGAGTTTCAGCAGGCTGCGCAATCCGTATTTTGATATTACACCAGCCTGCCCGCGCCGGACGTTTACCGCGATCCGGATGCGACTGCCGACGGCGTAAGGCTTCTGGCCTTGCAGCGATCCCAGCGCCGGTAAAGATACCCCACCACCACATCGCTGCGCTCGTGGTCCCCCTCCCCGAAATCAGGGATTTCAGGGAGGTATAGGTCTTGTCACACCAGCCTGACCGGCCCCGGATATTGCGCTACCACCGCATCCGAGGTCAGCAGCGTAATCCCCTCGTGCTGCGCCTGCGCCACCAGTATCCGGTCAAACGGATCTTTGTGAATCTCCGGCAGGGTATCGACCATGACAGCGTGGGCCGACAGGATGGGTACTTCCTCATAACCATTATCGAGCAGGCCGCGCCGCAACAACCGCGCATCGACGCGGAAATCCTCACGTCCCAAGCCGCTCTTGATCGCCACCTCCCACAGGCTGGCGGCGCTGAATAAAAGCGTGTTGGCCTCGTCCTCGATCAGGCGCACGGCTTCAAGCGGCAAGCGGTCGGGCATCCCCGCCGCCCACAGCAGCAGATGTGTGTCGAGCAGCAGTTTCACAGGCCAAACAGGCCGCTGATCTCAGCCTCCGCCATGCGATCAAAATCATCCGGCACCTGGATGTTTCCGGCCATAAACCCCAGGCGTGTCTTGTGCGGCGGCGCATCAATGGCCGTTACCTGCGCCATCGGTTTGCCCGCCTTGGCGATGACAAAACCCTGCCCTTTGGCGGCCTGATCGACAAGGCGCGACAAATGGGTCTTGGCTTCGTGAATATTGACGGTCGGCATGGCTGGCATTCCTAAACTAAGTCCGGTTAGTCTAGTCTATTTTCCGCGCGCGTGCAAATCCTGCTCCGGGCGATAGAAAAGCCCCAGTTTCAGGCTTTCGCCGATGCGGCTGGCGCGCACCATGAAATAGTCAACGGCACGTTCATCAGGGGCCAGATCGCGCAGGGTCTGCTCGAACAGGAACAGCCATTCGCCGAAATGCGCCGCTTCGATGGTTTTGACGCGCATATGGGCCTGCATCGGCCTGCCCGTATAAACGCCTGCATTCAGCGCCACCGATGCCCAGAACAGCTTCAGCCTGGCCAGATGATCGGGCCAGTCGTGCACCGCGCCATCAAACACCGGCCCAAGATGCGGATGTTGGCGCACGCGGCGATAAAATTCATCGACCAGACGCGCTATAAAGGCTTCGTCGATACCGATGGCAGCCGCATCTTCACGGATTTTCTGACGGGCTTCGAGGGCCTTGGGCGAGGTTTGCGGCGGTGTTTCGATCATGGCAATACCTTAGCGTCTTAGTCGGAATTGACAAGATGCTGCACCGCGACCGATTGTCGCCCGTTTAGTGCGCCTAAACCTATCCGCCATAAAGGATCGCTTTTCTTTATCGGCCCGGAACCTTAAATACACGTCTCAAGCCCGCATGGTGCGGGCGTTTTCGGATGAAGCCCGTCATGTTGTCTTTGCCCCTGTCCTGGCCGTTGCAAGGCAAGCATGTTGTGCTGGTCGGTGCGGGCGCGTGGGCGGTACGCAAGCTGAACCTGCTGAGCCGCACCCCCGCTACCCTCACCGTTTTCGCGCCCACCGAGCCGCTGGACTTCAGCGGCGCGCGTATTGAGGCGCGCTGGCCCGAAGCCGCCGATCTGGAAGGTGCGGCGCTGATCGTCGTCGCTTTCGAGGATCGTCCACTGGCCGAACGGGGCGCTGATTTGGCCCGCGTCGCCCGCGTGCCGCTCAATGTGGTTGATTATCCTGACCTTTCCGATTTCCATTTTCCGGCCATTGTCGATCGCGGCGCTATCAGTATCGGCATTGCGTCAGGCGGCACCGCGCCGGTTCTGGCGCGCGAAACCCGCCGCAAAATCGAAGCGGCCATCCCGCCTTCGGAAACGCATGTCGCTGAATTTGCGCAAGGCCTAAGCGCGCCCCTGCGCCAGATGTTCGCCAATGTCGATGATCGCCGCCGCGTCTGGGAAGAGGTGCTGGCCTCTCCCGCCGCCGAACTGGCCCGTTCCGGTCAGGTGGCTGAGGCGGTAGCTCTGGCTTTGGCGTCGCTTGAAAACCCTAAAGCCCGCACCGGCATTGTTCATCTGGTCGGCGCAGGCCCCGGCGATCCCGAACTGCTGACCCTGAAGGCGCTGCGCCTGCTGTCCGAAGCCGATGTCATCGTCTATGACCGGCTGGTCGGTTCGGCCATCATGGATCTGGCGCGCCGCGATGCCGACCGGTTTTATGTCGGCAAGGCGCGTTCCAACCATTCGGTGCCGCAGGAACAGATTCACGAACTGCTGGTCGAACAGGCGCGTCTGGGCAAGCGCGTCGTGCGCCTCAAGGGCGGCGATCCGTTCGTCTTCGGGCGCGGCGGCGAAGAGGTGCAGGCCCTGCGCGACGCGGGCATCGAGGTGCAGGTGACGCCGGGCATTACGGCGGCTCTTGGCTGCGCCGCCTCATCGGGTGTGCCGCTCACCCACCGCGACCATGCCCAGAGCGTCACCTTCGTCACCGGCCACCTGAAAGACGGCGACCCCGCCAATCCGCTGTCGCTCGACTGGTCGGCCCTGTCAGCCCCGCATCATACTTTGGTGGTCTATATGGGCGTGGCGACGGCGCACGAGATTTCGACCAAGCTGATGCGTCATGGCCGCCTGCCCGATACGCCGGTTCTGGTCATCGAAAACGGCACGCGCGCCGATGAGCGCTGCACGCTTTCGCAACTGGACGGGCTGGAAAGCGCCGTCGCCGCCATTACCGGCCCCGCCCTGCTGATCATCGGCGAGGTGGCGGGCCTTTATCACGACAAGGCGGCGCTCCACGCCGTCATCGCCGAAGCTGACAAAGAACAGATGAGACTGAACGCATGAAACTTCTGACCGCAAACCGCCTGTGGGACGGCACGACGCTATGGTATGGCGCCGATGGCTGGGTTGAGGACGGGGCGCTGGCCGTGTCGCTTGAGGATGAACGCGCCGACGCCTTACTCAAAGACTGGCTGGCGCGCGAAACCGAGGTGGTCGGCCCCTATCTGATCCCGCTGACGCCCGAAGATGTGCCGGTGCAACGCGAGCATGTGCGCGAATTTGTCCGCGCCAATGGCCCGACCACCGGCCCCCTGACCGACGGCATTGCCCGCGCCTATCAGCGCGCCGATATATTTTAAAGGTTCCGTTCTGCATGTATATTTATGACGATTTCGATCATGCCTTTGCCCGCGAGCGCGTGGCGCAGTTTGCCGATCAGGTGAAGCGCCGTCTGGCCGGTGAGATCACCGAAGATCAGTTCAAGCCGCTGCGCCTGATGAACGGCATCTATCTGCAACTGCACGCCTATATGCTGCGCATCGCCATCCCTTACGGCCTTTTGTCATCGAAGCAGGTGCGCAAATTAGCCCATATCGCCCGCACCTATGATCGCGGCTATGGCCACTTCACCACGCGCACCAATCTGCAATTCCACTGGCTGAAACTGGCCGACGCGCCGAAGATTCTGGAAGAGCTGGCCGATGTCGAAATGCACTGCCTGCAAACCTCAGGCAACTGCATCCGCAACACCACCACCGACCAGTTCGCCGCCGCTGCGCGTGACGAGATCGAGGACCCGCGTCCGTGGTGCGAACTGATCCGTCAGTGGTCGTCGAACCACCCGGAATTTTCGTTTTTGCCGCGCAAGTTCAAGATCGCCGTCACGGCTGCCAAAAAAGACCGCGCCGCCATCCGCCTGCACGATATTGGCCTGCACCTGACGAAGGACGGCTTCGATGTCTATGTCGGCGGCGGCATGGGCCGTACCCCGGCGCTGGCCCACTGCATCCGCAAAGCCTTACCCGGCAGCGAACTGCTCAGCTATCTCGAAGCCTGCCTTCGCGTCTATAATCGCTATGGCCGACGCGACAACAGCTACAAGGCGCGCATCAAGATACTGGTCGCAGCCCTCGGCCCCGACGAATATAAGCGTCAGGTCGAGGCAGAATGGGCCACGCTCGACAAGAGCCTGATCGACCCGCCGCAAGCCGAGATCGAGCGCATCCGCGCCTTCTTCCCCATGCCCGAACTGGCTCCGCGCCCGTTCGATCAGGCGGCGCTTAACCGCGCCCGCGCCGCCGATCCGCAATTTGCCCGCTGGGTGAAGAATAACCTCAATGCGCACAAGAACGACGATTATACGTCGGTCACCGTGTCGCTGAAGCCGATTGGCAAGACGCCGGGCGATGCCTCGGCCGACCAGATGGATTTGCTGGCCGATCTGGCCGACCGCTTCGGCAATGGCGAACTGCGCGTGACGCACGAACAGAATGTCGTGCTGCCGCATGTCGCCAGGGCCGATCTGTATGCGCTGTACAGCCAGCTCGATACGCAGGATTTGAGCACGGCCAATATCGGCAAGATCACCGACATTATCTGCTGCCCCGGCCTCGACTACTGCTCCTTGGCCAATGCACGCTCGATCCCGCTGGCGCAGGCAATCTCGAAGCGTTTCGATGATGCCGAAGTGAATGACAGGATCGGCAATCTGTCGATCAAGATGTCGGGCTGCATCAATGCCTGCGGCCACCACCATAATGGCAATATCGGCATCCTGGGCGTCGATAAGCAGGGCGTCGAATTCTACCAGATCCTGCTCGGCGGTCGCGCCGATGAAAACGCCGCGCTTGGAGTCATCACCGGCAAGGGCCTGCCCGCCGAAGCCGTGCCCGCCGCCATCGAGCGCGTGGTGCAGCTTTACCTGCAACTGCGCACCGATGAGTCCGAGCTTTTCATCGACACACTGGCCCGTGTTGGCCGCGACGCCTTCGCCGAAGCCCTGCATGAGCCCGCCTGATATGAGTTCCGATATGAACCTGCCCACGCCCAATTCCGCCTCCGCCCCCACCCTGATCACGGTTAGCGGTGACACGCCTGCCAATGACTGGGTTGTGCTGGCCGATGACGAGCCCATCGGTTCGGATGGCCCCTATGTGCTTGGCTTTGATCGTGCCTTGTCCGAGTTGGACGGGCTGAATGGCCGCTATGGCGTGCGCGTCCTGCCCGGTCAGGATGTGCGTCAGCTTGCGTCCTGGCTCGACAAGATCGCCCTGTTCGAGGTGGCCTTCCCCGGCTACCGCGACGGGCGCGGCTATTCGACGGCGCGCATCCTGCGTCAGGACTTAAGCTTTACCGGTCCCGTCCGCGCTGTCGGCGATGTGCTGCGCGACCAGCTTTTGCTGATGGCGCGCTGCGGCTTTGATCAGTTCGTGATCAAGGATCACGACCCGGCGGGCGCGCTGACATGGGCGCTCGGCAGCTTTACGACCTATTACCAGAGCGCGGCGGACGCCCATCTGCCCACCTGGGCCCTGCGTCACCAGATTTCGGCGTAAAATAAAAACGCCGCAAGGACAATACCATGACGGTTTTGATCGATATTCTGAAAGACCAGACACGCAGCGACAACAGCCTGCGCGCCGAAGCCTTGAGTGCGCAATATGAAGGCATGAGCGCGCAGGACATCTTGCGCGACGCCATTCGCAACCAGTTTTTGGGCGACATTACCCTGTCTTCGTCGTTCGGAGCCGATTCGGCGGTGCTGCTGCACATGGTGTCGGAGATCGATCCGGGCCTGCCGGTCATCTTCCTCGATACCGAGCGCCATTTCTTCCAGACCCTGCAATATCGTGACGAGTTGCAAAAGCGCCTCGGCCTGACCCATCTGATCAATCTGCGTGCCGACAGGGACGAGGCTGCGGAAGAAGACGCCAAGGGAACGCTGTGGCGCTCCAATCCCGATGCCTGCTGTGATCTGCGAAAGGTGCGCCCGCTCAACCGCCTGATGGAGGGCTACGGCGCGTGGATTTCGGGCCGCAAGCGCCACCAGAGCGCCACGCGCACCAGCCTGCCCATCGTTGAATGGGATGGTAGGCATTTCAAGGTCAATCCGCTGGCCAACTGGACGGCTGACGACATCAGCGCCTATTTTCGGGCCCACGATCTGCCGCCGCATCCGCTGGTGGAGCAAGGCTTTCCGTCCATCGGCTGCTTTACCTGCACCAAGCCGGTGGCGGCAGGCGAAGATGCGCGCTCAGGCCGCTGGGCCGACTCGGAAAAGGTCGAGTGCGGGATCCACAATCCGATCTATGGCGGCGACGGAATCTAAGCTATTTACATTTTTCCGCATCTCGCATTCAATTTGTAAGTCAAATTAAACGCTCGTTGCTCTAGGCGCTCTGGGACGGATCGAGATTCACCCTCCTCCCCTGTAGCACAGCGTACGGGGGAGGTGCGTTGCCTGCTTTCAAATCTCCAGGCCGCTATTCAGGAAAAGTGACCCCGTCAGCTTTCGCCGACACCACCCCATCTTCAATTCGCTCGACAGGAGGGGTGTGCCGCTTGTCACCCGCCTCTCCATTCATGGGAGGTGTCGAGCCAGCGAAGCGCGTCGAGACGCAAGCGGTCACTTGCTTCAGCAAGGGGCTGAATGTCGATGCCCTCGGCGGGTTACATACGTCAATCGACGTATGTAACCCGCCCGCCCGGAATGCCAGTTTTACGGACAAGACCTGTGCGTGGAGTTCCGATGGCCGACCCTTCTTCTTCTGATCTTACAGGCCGCAGTCTCGATGACTGGGTGATGGCGGGCAGCGATCCCACGGCTTTGCGCGCCGATCTGCTGGCGCTGGTGGCCGCGCTTGATCCCGCCGATCCGGCCTGGATCAGCCGCGTGACGCCAGAGGCGTTGATGGCGCAGCTTGACGCCGCCGCGCGCCGCCAGGACGCCGGGGCGGATATGCCGCTGTTTGGCGTGCCCTTCGCGGTCAAGGACAATATTGACGTGGCGGGATTTGATACCACGGCGGCCTGTCCGGCCTTTGCCTATAGACCGGACAAAAGCGCCACCGTGGTCGAACGCCTGATGGCGACGGGCGCCCTCATGATCGGCAAGACCAATCTCGACCAGTTCGCCACCGGCCTTGTCGGTACACGCAGCCCCTATGGCGCGGTGCCCAACAGCTTCGATCCAGCCTATGTGTCGGGCGGTTCCAGTTCCGGCACAGCGTCTGTGGTGGCGCGCGGTCTGGTGCCGTTCGCGCTCGGCACCGATACGGCGGGTTCGGGGCGCGTCCCGGCAGGGGCCAACAACCTCGTCGGTTTCAAACCGACACGCGGCGCGTGGAGCACCAAGGGTCTGGTGCCCGCCTGCCGCACGCTTGACTGCATCACCGTCATGACCACCTGCGTCGCCGACGCCGTGCGCGTTGATGAAATTGTGCGCGGCTATGATGCGGGCGATGCGCTGTCGCGCCAACCCTTGCGGGCGCGCGAACTGCCTGTGCGTCCGCGCCTGGCCATCCCCGCCGATCCGCAGTTTTTTGGCGATGCACAGGCCAAGGCGGCGTGGGCGGTCAGCCTTGCCAAGCTTGACGCCGAACTGGTGCCGGTCGATTTCGCGCCGCTGCATGCCGTCGCTGCCCTGCTCTATGAGGGGGCGTGGGTAGCCGAACGGCTGGCGGCCATAGAGGGCTTTTTCGATGCTCACGCCGCCGAGATGGACCCGACCGTGCGCGCCATTATCGGCGGGGCCAAGGGCATGAGCGCCACTGACACCTTCCGCGCCTTTTACCGGCTGGCCGAACTGGCAGGCCCGGCGCAAGCGCTGATGGCCTCGGTCGATGCCCTGCTGGTGCCGACCGTGCCGGCTCACCCGACCCTCGCCGCCGTGGCCGCCGATCCGGTGACGCTCAACAGCCGCCTTGGCACCTACACCAATTTCGTCAATTTGCTCGACTGGAGCGCCGTGGCCGTGCCTGCCGGTTTCCGCGCCGATGGCCTGCCGTTCGGCCTGACCCTGATCGGCCCCGTCTGGGCCGAGCGCGCCCTGGCCTCAGTGGCCGCCCGCTGGGAAGCCCGCTTCAACCTGCCACGCGGCGCTTTTTCACGCTTGAGGCCCAAGGAGATTACCACCATGCCCGCACACCCCGGCGCTGAGGCCGCGCAATGATCCATACCGTCCTGATCGCCAATCGCGGTGAAATCGCCGTGCGCATTATCCGCACCCTGAAAAAAATGGGCGTGCGCAGCATCGCCGTCTATTCCGAACCCGACCGCAATGCGCGTCACGTCCGCGAAGCCGATCTGGCCGTGGCGCTGGGCGGGGAAAAGCCCGCCGAAAACTATCTGCGCGGCGAAGCCATCATCGCGGCGGCCAAAGCCACCGGTGCGCAGGCCATTATCCCCGGCTATGGCTTCCTGTCGGAAAACGCCGATTTCGCCGATGCCTGCGAGGCAGCGGGTCTGGCCTTTTGCGGGCCAACGGGCGACCAGATGCGCGGCTTTGGCCTGAAACACGCCGCCCGCGCCCTGGCCGAAGCCGCCAATGTGCCGCTGACCCCCGGTTCTGGCCTGCTCAAAGACCTCGATGAGGCGCGCGCCGTGGCGGCACGGCTGGGCTATCCCGTCATGCTCAAAAGCACGGCGGGCGGCGGCGGCATCGGCCTGACGCGCTGCGACGACGAGGCGGCGCTTGATCACGCCTTTGAAAGCGTGCGCCGTCTGGGGCAGAATTTCTTCAGCGATTCCGGTGTCTTTCTGGAACGCTTCGTCGAACGCGCCCGCCATGTCGAGGTGCAGATTTTCGGCGACGGCAAGGGTGGCGTGGTGGCTTTGGGCGAGCGCGACTGTTCCTTGCAGCGTCGCAATCAGAAGGTGGTGGAAGAAACGCCCGCGCCGCGCCTGCCGCCTGCCACAAGGCGGCATCTGCTCGACTGCGCCGCCGCCCTGGCGCGTTCGGTCAATTACCGCTCAGCCGGTACGGTCGAATTCATCTATGACGAGGCCGTCGATCAGTTTTACTTTCTGGAGGTCAATACGCGCCTTCAGGTCGAACACGCCATTACCGAGGCCGTGACCGGCATTGATCTGGTCGAATGGATGATCCGCACGGCGCAGGGCGATGCGCCCGACCTGTCACGCGATTATCCGGCCAGCGGCGCGGCCATC contains the following coding sequences:
- the gcvA gene encoding transcriptional regulator GcvA, with product MSRDRLPPLSALRVFEAAARHESFKQAAEELFVTPGAVSQQIRLLEEHVGVELFVRDGRRVVLSEAGKASAAILREAFEKMFEATRLMKSGVTKGRVTVSAAPSFAAKWLMPRLYDFSAANPDIDVWVSADMAPVDFAVSDIDLAVRYGNGHYPNLHVEHLLTESVLPVCSPLLFDAAPIRKPADLAHHVLLHDVGFETDPSCPDWAMWLKAHGVEGVDASRGPRFNQSSMVIEGAVAGRGVALAKRTIAEADLAAGRLRVLFDEQDAPLQYGYYLVWPQTRDPSPGQVRFMDWLREQAADAGSAPAITGERPVFAAMDI
- a CDS encoding NAD(P)/FAD-dependent oxidoreductase, coding for MTDANPLHQIEALEAGQSWTTDVVVIGAGPVGLFSVFELGLLDIKCHLVDILDKVGGQCAELYPEKPIYDIPAWPIISGDDLTKRLLEQIHPFGAKYHLGEMAVAIRKLEDEDLWELTTDQKTVIRAKCIVVAAGGGSFQPKKPPIPGIDGFENLGAGKGVHYAVRKMDAFRDKEIVISGGGDSALDWVLNLQPIAKKVTLIHRRDDFRAAPHSVAKMRELVAEGKMDLVIAQATALKGETSHYLDAVLIEDANGVESELKADAFLPFFGLTMKLGPVAEFGLNLHENLIPVDTEKFETSTPGIFAIGDINHYPGKLKLILSGFHEAALMAQKAFRYVYPDKKLRFQYTTSSSELQKKMGVK
- a CDS encoding YcxB family protein — its product is MIEWQTTPYVLTKEEFLEFQKFHSRQGKTKLANLYIRLPVYALLLGLLVWAGILGIISFWAILPLVVIIVGFTFYSGYTNKVAWQRIQSDPAFGYPSTARINKDEINWGNHASQGNRTWITIYKIAETDNAILIYIRENMAIIIPKRAFATSDEASAFFHKAIEFQQAAQSVF
- a CDS encoding type II toxin-antitoxin system VapC family toxin, which translates into the protein MKLLLDTHLLLWAAGMPDRLPLEAVRLIEDEANTLLFSAASLWEVAIKSGLGREDFRVDARLLRRGLLDNGYEEVPILSAHAVMVDTLPEIHKDPFDRILVAQAQHEGITLLTSDAVVAQYPGPVRLV
- a CDS encoding type II toxin-antitoxin system prevent-host-death family antitoxin, producing MPTVNIHEAKTHLSRLVDQAAKGQGFVIAKAGKPMAQVTAIDAPPHKTRLGFMAGNIQVPDDFDRMAEAEISGLFGL
- a CDS encoding group III truncated hemoglobin, translated to MIETPPQTSPKALEARQKIREDAAAIGIDEAFIARLVDEFYRRVRQHPHLGPVFDGAVHDWPDHLARLKLFWASVALNAGVYTGRPMQAHMRVKTIEAAHFGEWLFLFEQTLRDLAPDERAVDYFMVRASRIGESLKLGLFYRPEQDLHARGK
- the cysG gene encoding siroheme synthase CysG — its product is MLSLPLSWPLQGKHVVLVGAGAWAVRKLNLLSRTPATLTVFAPTEPLDFSGARIEARWPEAADLEGAALIVVAFEDRPLAERGADLARVARVPLNVVDYPDLSDFHFPAIVDRGAISIGIASGGTAPVLARETRRKIEAAIPPSETHVAEFAQGLSAPLRQMFANVDDRRRVWEEVLASPAAELARSGQVAEAVALALASLENPKARTGIVHLVGAGPGDPELLTLKALRLLSEADVIVYDRLVGSAIMDLARRDADRFYVGKARSNHSVPQEQIHELLVEQARLGKRVVRLKGGDPFVFGRGGEEVQALRDAGIEVQVTPGITAALGCAASSGVPLTHRDHAQSVTFVTGHLKDGDPANPLSLDWSALSAPHHTLVVYMGVATAHEISTKLMRHGRLPDTPVLVIENGTRADERCTLSQLDGLESAVAAITGPALLIIGEVAGLYHDKAALHAVIAEADKEQMRLNA
- a CDS encoding DUF2849 domain-containing protein — encoded protein: MKLLTANRLWDGTTLWYGADGWVEDGALAVSLEDERADALLKDWLARETEVVGPYLIPLTPEDVPVQREHVREFVRANGPTTGPLTDGIARAYQRADIF
- a CDS encoding nitrite/sulfite reductase, encoding MYIYDDFDHAFARERVAQFADQVKRRLAGEITEDQFKPLRLMNGIYLQLHAYMLRIAIPYGLLSSKQVRKLAHIARTYDRGYGHFTTRTNLQFHWLKLADAPKILEELADVEMHCLQTSGNCIRNTTTDQFAAAARDEIEDPRPWCELIRQWSSNHPEFSFLPRKFKIAVTAAKKDRAAIRLHDIGLHLTKDGFDVYVGGGMGRTPALAHCIRKALPGSELLSYLEACLRVYNRYGRRDNSYKARIKILVAALGPDEYKRQVEAEWATLDKSLIDPPQAEIERIRAFFPMPELAPRPFDQAALNRARAADPQFARWVKNNLNAHKNDDYTSVTVSLKPIGKTPGDASADQMDLLADLADRFGNGELRVTHEQNVVLPHVARADLYALYSQLDTQDLSTANIGKITDIICCPGLDYCSLANARSIPLAQAISKRFDDAEVNDRIGNLSIKMSGCINACGHHHNGNIGILGVDKQGVEFYQILLGGRADENAALGVITGKGLPAEAVPAAIERVVQLYLQLRTDESELFIDTLARVGRDAFAEALHEPA
- a CDS encoding DUF934 domain-containing protein, with the protein product MSSDMNLPTPNSASAPTLITVSGDTPANDWVVLADDEPIGSDGPYVLGFDRALSELDGLNGRYGVRVLPGQDVRQLASWLDKIALFEVAFPGYRDGRGYSTARILRQDLSFTGPVRAVGDVLRDQLLLMARCGFDQFVIKDHDPAGALTWALGSFTTYYQSAADAHLPTWALRHQISA
- a CDS encoding phosphoadenylyl-sulfate reductase, whose protein sequence is MTVLIDILKDQTRSDNSLRAEALSAQYEGMSAQDILRDAIRNQFLGDITLSSSFGADSAVLLHMVSEIDPGLPVIFLDTERHFFQTLQYRDELQKRLGLTHLINLRADRDEAAEEDAKGTLWRSNPDACCDLRKVRPLNRLMEGYGAWISGRKRHQSATRTSLPIVEWDGRHFKVNPLANWTADDISAYFRAHDLPPHPLVEQGFPSIGCFTCTKPVAAGEDARSGRWADSEKVECGIHNPIYGGDGI
- the atzF gene encoding allophanate hydrolase — translated: MADPSSSDLTGRSLDDWVMAGSDPTALRADLLALVAALDPADPAWISRVTPEALMAQLDAAARRQDAGADMPLFGVPFAVKDNIDVAGFDTTAACPAFAYRPDKSATVVERLMATGALMIGKTNLDQFATGLVGTRSPYGAVPNSFDPAYVSGGSSSGTASVVARGLVPFALGTDTAGSGRVPAGANNLVGFKPTRGAWSTKGLVPACRTLDCITVMTTCVADAVRVDEIVRGYDAGDALSRQPLRARELPVRPRLAIPADPQFFGDAQAKAAWAVSLAKLDAELVPVDFAPLHAVAALLYEGAWVAERLAAIEGFFDAHAAEMDPTVRAIIGGAKGMSATDTFRAFYRLAELAGPAQALMASVDALLVPTVPAHPTLAAVAADPVTLNSRLGTYTNFVNLLDWSAVAVPAGFRADGLPFGLTLIGPVWAERALASVAARWEARFNLPRGAFSRLRPKEITTMPAHPGAEAAQ